The window GCACTCCTTCTACTGAACCGTTTTTCCAATCATCAGGTAAAGCAGGGAAAACATCAATATGACCTGGTCTACCGTTCACCAGCATTCTGGTAATCAATGAAGGGAAACCACCACTGATATCCATATTGAACAAGTTGCCAGGATTATGGGTAGTACCCATTCCTTTTGTCCAGTAATACATGGACAGGTATTCCAATACTTCACTAGTGTTCTCCTTGTCTCTCAATGTTACAGCTGAGTTACCCATCAGGCACATACCGAAAGACATTTCACCTCCGTGGTGTTGCTTACGGATTTTCATTCTTTCTTCAATGGTCTTTGCCGCTGCCGCTTTCAGTGTAGGGTCTGTCAATAGGTCCATATCAGGCATTTCATACAATCCGTACAGGTGGCTTGCATGACGGTGTGACTGGTTCTCAGAAAAACCATCCCACAACCACTCCCTGATCGTACCATCCGCTTCATTGATCTGGTATGGCGGCAACAATGCCATCATGTTTTCCTTCTTGCGGATTTCATTCTTGCTTACACCCAATACTTTTGCTGAAGCAATCCAGTTTCTCAACAGTTCTTTTACCAATACAATATCCATGGTCGCATTGATACAGTTTTGCCATCTGTGCTCCAATGGATTGTTCTCAGGAGAGTAAGAAGGGTTTACCATATACATCCCGTCTTCCCCCAAAACAAGGAAGTCTTCCCAGAAAGCCAATGCCTCTGAAATAAACGGAAATGCTCTTTCCTTCAGGAACTCCACATCACCTGTGTACAGGTAGTAGTCGTAGAAGAATGAGGCAGTCCATGCTGCACCACCGTTCCAGTATTCCATTGTCCATGTCTCGTCATAATGGTTATTGAGACCGTGAGTACTGGTATGGGAAGGAACGTGGATACCTTTTGCTCCATAGAATTGTCTGGCATTGATGCGGTACTGCTCCAACATACGTTCATGGTAATCAAAGTAAGACAGCATTAGCTCAGGCATATTGCCATTCAGGTAATGTGAAACGGCTACTTCAACGTTGCCATCATGTGTAAAGTCTGATGACCAAGGTGGTGTCCAAGTACCACTCCAGATACCTTGCAGGTTTGGAGGGTTGGTTCCTGTTGCACAAATGATATTGTATCTGGCAGCTTCAAACTGTCTTTGGATAATACCCGCAGATGTTTTCTTTTTTGCTGTCAGTACCAATGTTTCTGAAGTCATTGCCTGCTCTTCCTCAGTTGGTTTCAGGTCAAGCTTCATGTTACCGAAAAGTCTACCGTGACTTTCCAGCTGACTTTCAATCAGTTTGTCATAAGAAGTAGATACAGCTGAGATTGTCTTTTTCAATCCTGCCAATGAGGCACTGTTATCTTCTGTATAGTATGGCTTGATATCTACGTAGATCAGCACTTCTTCCGCATTGCGGATAACGGCTCTGTTACCATTAAACTCCAGTGAACCTCCTTTTACCTCAAAACGGGCAACGCCATCATAACCCAAAGGTGAGTTTTGATGAGGTTTGTTATAAGTCACGTGAAAATGCAGATACTGGTCATCCTCAACAGTCGTATTGGCTTCCTTGATTACAGATGAGATAAACTCACTCTGGTTCCATGCATGTGGGTGCTTTACAAGGTTTACATCCAAATCGATTGGGGCTGTACCTGTCACTCTGGTTACCAGTACGCTATCTTTTCTTGAGGCAAAAGTGCTACGCTCAAACTTACCCTTTTGGTCTTTCCACTGCACAATAGCTTCTGCAGTTTCATAGTTAACCATTCTGCGGTACTCTTTTATATTAGAAGCTGGCATCTCAAAGTTCAAGTTTGCCGCAGGTACAAATGGATCAGTCCACTTCTTAGCACCGTAACCTGCCTCTTCCCAAAGCTGAACGCCCATTCTGGCTGCTTCTTCCCACTTACCATCCAGCTGAAGCTGACGGATTTCTTCCAAGTGGTTAGCCATATTTGGAGGAGTTACAGGCCCCTCATTAGGTAGGAACAACAAAGCATGGTTCAGGATAATTGTTTCCTCAAAAGGATCACCCATGACCATCGCTCCTAAAGTACCATTACCAGTCAGCAGGGCATCTTCCCACTGTGCGGCAGGCAGCCAACTTGTAAAACCCTTTTCAGGAGTATCATGCATTTGGGCAAAAGTGCTTGATGCACATAAGACCAAACTGCTGATAACGACTAAGAATATATTACGTAACATAATTTCTGATATTTATGAGATAGCTGTGAAGGTAGTCATGTCTTGAAAAGGACACCCTCGGCTCTGGACAAAGACGGCACTGCCTTGCCAATCAAAACCACAATAGTGATGATGGCGGAAACGAATCCA of the Limibacter armeniacum genome contains:
- a CDS encoding glycosyl hydrolase family 95 catalytic domain-containing protein, which gives rise to MLRNIFLVVISSLVLCASSTFAQMHDTPEKGFTSWLPAAQWEDALLTGNGTLGAMVMGDPFEETIILNHALLFLPNEGPVTPPNMANHLEEIRQLQLDGKWEEAARMGVQLWEEAGYGAKKWTDPFVPAANLNFEMPASNIKEYRRMVNYETAEAIVQWKDQKGKFERSTFASRKDSVLVTRVTGTAPIDLDVNLVKHPHAWNQSEFISSVIKEANTTVEDDQYLHFHVTYNKPHQNSPLGYDGVARFEVKGGSLEFNGNRAVIRNAEEVLIYVDIKPYYTEDNSASLAGLKKTISAVSTSYDKLIESQLESHGRLFGNMKLDLKPTEEEQAMTSETLVLTAKKKTSAGIIQRQFEAARYNIICATGTNPPNLQGIWSGTWTPPWSSDFTHDGNVEVAVSHYLNGNMPELMLSYFDYHERMLEQYRINARQFYGAKGIHVPSHTSTHGLNNHYDETWTMEYWNGGAAWTASFFYDYYLYTGDVEFLKERAFPFISEALAFWEDFLVLGEDGMYMVNPSYSPENNPLEHRWQNCINATMDIVLVKELLRNWIASAKVLGVSKNEIRKKENMMALLPPYQINEADGTIREWLWDGFSENQSHRHASHLYGLYEMPDMDLLTDPTLKAAAAKTIEERMKIRKQHHGGEMSFGMCLMGNSAVTLRDKENTSEVLEYLSMYYWTKGMGTTHNPGNLFNMDISGGFPSLITRMLVNGRPGHIDVFPALPDDWKNGSVEGVLVRGQVEVNKLEWTEKEVDLSFTSGKDQELTLDFGVEANGKKVKVSGAKLLENQGGTIKVKVQGGVKVEVVWE